Proteins found in one Pseudomonadota bacterium genomic segment:
- a CDS encoding M48 family metallopeptidase produces the protein MEAVPATYFDGISARPQPASLYLRGAWLIVDGATVAREEPLAALDISEPLGAAPRVVRFADGAHCEVHAPAAFAALLREAGIGDGFVVRLQARWHWALAAVVLTLASAFAGYHWGLPAAADWIAARLPARLLAGMGESTLAVFDEHVFRPSALPAARQAALAAAFDRLAPAHGAAPAHRIVFRDGGAIGANAFALPDGTIVVTDQLVDSAGDDSEIFGVLAHELGHLDRRHGLRMLIQGSMVGVLVGWYLGDVSSVAAGVPAALLQARYSREFEREADTYAGAMLERNGIPPAVLARILGRMQTRAECTHGSASDPFRGYLRSHPATQERIARLGGERPAWPVFGTQGTAPPLGDTEITQLLVGSWAVSPQDPTFAEPGAISTYRADGSLEFTAYTDNTCTAAEFHSTAQWLVRDGLLVIHVITSEQPDSIQPGATIVDRVVSIDAQQAVLESKCGTLQYRVRRATCVPPGGGPAQ, from the coding sequence ATGGAAGCGGTCCCGGCAACCTATTTCGACGGTATCTCGGCCCGGCCGCAGCCGGCCAGCCTCTACCTGCGCGGCGCATGGCTCATCGTGGACGGCGCGACGGTGGCCCGCGAGGAGCCGCTCGCCGCCCTCGACATCTCCGAGCCCCTGGGCGCGGCACCGCGCGTGGTGCGTTTCGCCGACGGCGCACACTGCGAGGTGCACGCGCCTGCGGCATTCGCGGCCCTGTTGCGCGAGGCCGGCATCGGCGACGGTTTCGTGGTGCGCCTGCAGGCACGCTGGCACTGGGCATTGGCGGCGGTGGTGCTGACGCTCGCCAGCGCATTCGCCGGCTATCACTGGGGACTGCCGGCCGCCGCGGACTGGATCGCCGCGCGTCTGCCGGCGCGCCTGCTGGCCGGCATGGGTGAATCGACCCTGGCCGTGTTCGACGAACACGTGTTCAGGCCGAGCGCCCTGCCCGCCGCGCGCCAGGCGGCACTCGCTGCCGCCTTCGACCGGCTGGCACCGGCGCACGGCGCCGCCCCCGCGCACCGCATCGTGTTCCGCGACGGCGGCGCGATCGGCGCCAATGCCTTCGCCCTGCCCGACGGCACCATCGTAGTGACCGACCAGCTGGTGGACAGCGCCGGGGACGACAGCGAGATATTCGGGGTGCTTGCGCACGAACTCGGCCATCTCGACCGCCGCCACGGCCTGCGCATGCTGATCCAGGGCTCCATGGTCGGCGTCCTGGTCGGCTGGTACCTGGGCGACGTGAGCAGCGTCGCCGCCGGCGTGCCCGCCGCCCTGCTGCAGGCGCGCTACTCGCGCGAGTTCGAGCGCGAGGCCGACACCTACGCAGGCGCAATGCTGGAACGCAACGGCATCCCGCCCGCCGTCCTGGCACGGATTCTGGGCCGCATGCAGACCCGGGCCGAGTGTACCCACGGCAGCGCGTCCGACCCGTTTCGCGGCTATCTGCGCAGTCACCCGGCCACGCAGGAGCGGATCGCACGACTGGGCGGTGAACGCCCGGCGTGGCCGGTGTTCGGCACGCAAGGCACGGCACCACCGCTCGGCGATACGGAGATCACGCAGCTGCTGGTCGGCAGCTGGGCGGTCTCCCCGCAGGACCCGACGTTTGCCGAACCCGGCGCGATCTCCACCTACCGGGCGGACGGCAGTCTGGAGTTCACGGCATACACCGACAACACCTGCACCGCGGCGGAGTTCCACAGCACGGCGCAATGGCTGGTGCGCGACGGGCTCCTGGTGATCCACGTCATTACGAGCGAACAGCCCGACAGCATCCAGCCGGGCGCTACGATCGTGGATCGTGTGGTCAGCATCGATGCGCAACAGGCGGTCCTGGAAAGCAAGTGCGGCACCCTGCAGTACCGGGTCAGGCGCGCGACCTGCGTACCACCCGGTGGCGGGCCTGCGCAATAG
- a CDS encoding YjgN family protein: MASVPATPATRRLAFSGRGSEYFRIWIVNIALSLLTLGVYSAWAKVRRLRYFYLNTTLDEHSFDFHGDPRAILKGRIIAVALLVAYQLAGAVSPAMALGAMTLLALLFPWLIVRSLRFKLHNSSHRGLRFSFRGATRQGYISFLLYPLLALLSASLLVPLAHQRIKRYQHNRSWYADTPFAFTAGSGPFFVLYLKLLGLALLVIALVAGGAAVLFPVEFANPDTMSEAAAQRMFSFVGAVVLGTYLMLYLLLGPWLSARAQNLVWNHTTLGPHAFASDVRVRGLFWIFLTNFVGVVATLGLFKPYADVRLARYRLQHIALLPAAPLDAFTADRQQGTTATGAETADLFDFDISF, encoded by the coding sequence ATGGCATCAGTGCCGGCGACACCCGCCACCCGGCGCCTGGCCTTCTCCGGCCGGGGCTCCGAGTATTTCCGGATCTGGATCGTCAATATCGCGCTCAGCCTGCTGACCCTGGGGGTGTATTCCGCCTGGGCCAAGGTGCGGCGCCTGCGCTACTTCTACCTGAACACGACCCTGGACGAACACAGCTTTGATTTCCACGGCGATCCGCGGGCGATCCTCAAGGGCCGGATCATCGCGGTAGCGCTGCTCGTCGCCTATCAGCTGGCCGGGGCCGTCTCCCCCGCCATGGCGCTGGGCGCGATGACGCTGCTGGCCCTGCTCTTCCCCTGGCTGATCGTGCGCTCGCTGCGCTTCAAGCTGCACAACAGCAGCCACCGCGGCCTGCGCTTCTCGTTCCGCGGCGCTACCCGCCAGGGCTATATCAGTTTCCTGCTGTATCCGCTGCTGGCGCTGCTGAGCGCCTCCCTGCTGGTGCCGCTCGCGCACCAGCGCATCAAGCGCTACCAGCATAACCGCAGCTGGTACGCGGACACGCCGTTCGCCTTCACGGCCGGCAGCGGTCCCTTCTTCGTCCTGTACCTGAAACTGCTGGGCCTGGCGCTGCTCGTGATCGCGTTGGTCGCCGGCGGCGCGGCGGTGCTGTTCCCCGTCGAATTCGCCAATCCCGATACGATGAGCGAAGCAGCCGCGCAGCGCATGTTCAGCTTCGTCGGGGCGGTCGTTCTTGGCACCTACCTGATGTTGTATCTGCTGCTCGGGCCCTGGCTCAGCGCGCGTGCGCAGAACCTGGTGTGGAACCACACCACGCTCGGCCCGCACGCCTTCGCCAGCGACGTGCGCGTGCGCGGGCTGTTCTGGATCTTTCTGACCAACTTCGTCGGCGTGGTGGCGACGCTGGGTCTGTTCAAGCCGTATGCCGACGTGCGCCTGGCACGCTACCGCCTGCAGCATATCGCCCTGCTGCCGGCAGCGCCGCTGGACGCGTTCACGGCGGACCGGCAGCAGGGCACGACGGCGACCGGTGCAGAGACCGCGGACCTGTTCGATTTCGACATCTCCTTCTGA